A stretch of Burkholderia sp. HI2500 DNA encodes these proteins:
- the treZ gene encoding malto-oligosyltrehalose trehalohydrolase, whose amino-acid sequence MRSRPARPSGSHAFDTSFGATCVEADRTRFRLWAPASRTAAVEIEGENRPSVPMTAVGEGWFEAVVPCGPGTLYRYRLDGDLAVPDPASRFQPGGVDGPSQVVDPAAYRWRHDAWRGRPWHETVLYELHIGAFGGHASVERRLPDIAALGVTAIELMPVNTFPGARNWGYDGVLPFAPDPSYGRPEELKALVDAAHGLGLQVFLDVVYNHFGPQGNLLPRYAPAFFRADRQTAWGPAIDFSREQTSAFFIENALYWLHEFRFDGLRIDAAHAIDDDTWLRELARRVRAYAGDTRHVHLVLENERNAASLLGPGGFDAQWNDDFHNSAHVLLTGERDGYYRAYADAPLRHLARTLGEGFAYQGEPSPLHDGAPRGEPSAHLPPTAFVAFLQNHDQVGNRAFGERLRTLANEDAVRAATALLLLAPSIPLLFMGEEDGSTQPFQFFTDYRGALADAVREGRRREFAAFPAFADAAHRDAIPDPNDVATFVRSTLHGSSDETTPDTDAWRRFYRSALTVRAALVTPNLPGASALGVDLLAGDGDPQALAARWRLGDGSTLTIALNLGSHDAVLPALPVGKIVFETPPRARDRLRDLRLPPRACIAWRDGEVNQDARQHRMNGQGRS is encoded by the coding sequence ATGAGATCACGCCCCGCCCGTCCATCGGGTTCGCACGCGTTCGACACGTCGTTCGGCGCGACCTGCGTCGAGGCCGACCGCACGCGCTTCCGGCTGTGGGCGCCCGCGAGCCGCACGGCCGCCGTCGAGATCGAAGGCGAAAACCGGCCCTCCGTCCCGATGACCGCGGTGGGCGAAGGCTGGTTCGAGGCCGTCGTGCCGTGCGGCCCCGGTACGCTGTATCGCTACCGGCTCGACGGCGATCTCGCGGTGCCCGATCCCGCGTCGCGCTTCCAGCCCGGCGGCGTGGATGGCCCGAGCCAGGTCGTCGATCCCGCTGCGTACCGCTGGCGCCACGACGCGTGGCGCGGCCGCCCGTGGCACGAAACGGTGCTGTACGAACTGCACATCGGCGCATTCGGCGGCCACGCGAGCGTCGAGCGGCGGCTGCCGGACATCGCCGCGCTCGGCGTGACCGCCATCGAGCTGATGCCCGTCAACACGTTTCCCGGCGCGCGCAACTGGGGTTACGACGGCGTGCTGCCGTTCGCGCCCGATCCGTCGTACGGACGGCCCGAGGAACTGAAGGCGCTGGTCGATGCCGCGCACGGGCTCGGGCTGCAGGTGTTTCTCGACGTCGTCTACAACCACTTCGGCCCGCAAGGCAACCTGCTGCCGCGCTACGCGCCCGCGTTCTTCCGCGCGGACCGTCAGACCGCGTGGGGGCCGGCGATCGACTTTTCGCGGGAGCAGACGAGCGCGTTCTTCATCGAGAACGCGCTGTACTGGCTCCACGAATTCCGTTTCGACGGGCTGCGCATCGATGCCGCGCACGCGATCGACGACGACACGTGGCTGCGCGAACTCGCGCGCCGCGTGCGCGCGTACGCGGGCGACACGCGCCATGTGCACCTCGTGCTCGAGAACGAGCGCAATGCGGCGAGCCTGCTCGGGCCCGGCGGTTTCGACGCGCAATGGAACGACGACTTCCACAACAGCGCGCACGTGCTGCTGACCGGCGAGCGCGACGGCTACTACCGCGCGTACGCCGACGCGCCGCTGCGCCATCTCGCGCGCACGCTCGGCGAAGGCTTCGCATACCAGGGCGAACCATCGCCGCTGCACGACGGCGCCCCGCGCGGCGAACCGAGCGCGCACCTGCCGCCGACCGCGTTCGTCGCGTTCCTGCAGAACCACGACCAGGTCGGCAACCGCGCATTCGGCGAACGGCTGCGCACGCTCGCGAACGAAGACGCGGTGCGCGCGGCGACCGCGCTGCTGCTGCTCGCGCCGTCGATCCCGCTGCTGTTCATGGGCGAGGAAGACGGCAGCACGCAGCCGTTCCAGTTCTTCACCGACTATCGTGGCGCGCTCGCCGACGCGGTGCGCGAGGGCCGGCGCCGCGAATTCGCGGCCTTTCCGGCGTTCGCCGACGCCGCGCATCGCGACGCGATTCCCGATCCGAACGACGTCGCGACGTTCGTGCGTTCGACGCTGCACGGCAGCAGCGACGAAACCACGCCCGACACCGACGCCTGGCGGCGCTTCTACCGCAGCGCACTGACCGTGCGTGCGGCGCTCGTGACGCCGAACCTGCCCGGCGCCAGCGCACTCGGCGTCGACCTGCTCGCGGGCGACGGCGACCCGCAGGCGCTTGCGGCGCGCTGGCGCCTCGGCGACGGCAGCACGCTGACGATCGCGTTGAACCTCGGCTCGCACGACGCGGTGCTGCCCGCGCTGCCGGTCGGCAAGATCGTGTTCGAGACGCCGCCGCGCGCACGCGACCGGTTGCGCGACCTGCGGCTGCCGCCCCGCGCGTGCATCGCGTGGCGCGACGGCGAGGTCAACCAAGATGCGCGGCAGCACCGCATGAACGGGCAGGGCCGATCATGA
- the glgX gene encoding glycogen debranching protein GlgX — MPTALPARLESGRSYPLGATWDGLGTNFAVFSAHAHRIQLCVFDPTGRKELARLDLPECTDEIWHGYLPNAHPGTVYGFRADGPYQPQHGHRFNPTKLLLDPYARKLVGQFRWSDALFGYRLHSNRADLSMDRRDSAPAMPKCVVVDEAFDWSTDRRPRVSWRNTVIYETHVRGASMRRAGLRPPERGTFAAFAHPAFIDHLLSIGVTTVELLPVHAFLQQRALVNRGLRNYWGYDTAAFFAPEPAYLATRRLDEMRIAIRQLHAAGIEVVLDVVYNHTCEGNELGPTLSWRGLDNASYYRLRPDDRRFHVDETGCGNTLNLSHPRVVQMVMDSLRYWATAFNIDGFRFDLGVTLGREEHGFDPGAGFFDALRQDPVLAQRKLITEPWDLGPGGYQLGRHPPGFAEWNDRFRDTVRRFWRGDPGQRPELAARLAGSADLFNHQRRHTWASVNFVTAHDGFTLADLVSYSTKHNDANGEDNRDGRDDNCTANWGVEGPTDDPAIRAVRARVARSMLATLFTALGTPMLVAGDEFGRTQHGNNNAYCQDNELSWLDWELARGDEAVTLMRFVSRLAALRRMYPVMSAPRYPSGDREAAPGMAEIGWFDEHGDAMTVPAWQDRERRALTMRRVGTGRTGRTEALLVMLNASSETVVFAPPAPALDYRVLVDTATPDAGPRSWPADGLDVAAHAAAIAVAAVPTDLSPGDPT, encoded by the coding sequence ATGCCGACCGCCCTGCCCGCCCGTCTCGAATCCGGCCGCAGCTATCCGCTCGGCGCGACCTGGGACGGCCTCGGGACCAACTTCGCGGTGTTTTCCGCGCACGCGCACCGCATCCAGCTGTGCGTGTTCGATCCGACCGGCCGCAAGGAGCTGGCGCGCCTCGACCTGCCCGAATGCACCGACGAGATCTGGCACGGCTACCTGCCCAACGCGCATCCGGGCACCGTGTACGGGTTTCGCGCGGATGGCCCGTACCAGCCGCAGCACGGCCATCGCTTCAACCCGACCAAGCTGCTGCTCGACCCGTACGCGCGCAAGCTGGTCGGCCAGTTCCGCTGGTCGGACGCGCTGTTCGGCTATCGCCTGCATTCGAACCGCGCGGACCTGTCGATGGACCGGCGCGACTCGGCGCCCGCGATGCCGAAGTGCGTAGTGGTCGACGAGGCGTTCGACTGGAGCACCGACCGGCGCCCGCGCGTGTCGTGGCGCAACACGGTGATCTACGAGACCCACGTGCGCGGCGCGTCGATGCGGCGTGCCGGGTTGCGCCCGCCCGAGCGCGGCACGTTCGCGGCGTTCGCGCATCCGGCGTTCATCGATCACCTGCTGTCGATCGGCGTGACGACGGTCGAGCTGCTGCCCGTCCATGCGTTCCTGCAGCAGCGCGCGCTCGTGAACCGCGGGCTGCGCAACTACTGGGGCTACGACACGGCCGCGTTCTTCGCGCCGGAGCCCGCGTATCTCGCGACGCGGCGGCTCGACGAGATGCGCATCGCGATCCGCCAGCTGCATGCGGCCGGCATCGAGGTCGTGCTCGACGTCGTCTACAACCATACCTGCGAGGGCAACGAGCTCGGCCCGACGCTGTCGTGGCGCGGCCTCGACAACGCGAGCTACTACCGGCTGAGGCCGGACGACCGCCGCTTTCATGTCGACGAGACCGGCTGCGGCAACACGCTGAACCTGTCGCATCCGCGCGTCGTGCAGATGGTGATGGATTCGCTGCGCTACTGGGCCACCGCGTTCAACATCGACGGCTTCCGTTTCGACCTCGGCGTGACGCTCGGTCGCGAGGAACACGGCTTCGATCCGGGCGCGGGGTTCTTCGACGCGCTGCGGCAGGACCCGGTGCTCGCGCAGCGCAAGCTGATCACCGAGCCATGGGATCTCGGCCCCGGCGGCTACCAGTTGGGCCGCCACCCGCCCGGTTTCGCCGAATGGAACGACCGCTTTCGCGACACGGTGCGGCGCTTCTGGCGCGGCGACCCGGGCCAGCGGCCGGAACTCGCCGCGCGGCTCGCGGGGTCGGCCGACCTGTTCAACCACCAGCGGCGCCATACGTGGGCGTCGGTCAACTTCGTCACCGCGCACGACGGCTTCACGCTCGCCGATCTCGTGTCGTATTCGACGAAACACAACGACGCGAACGGTGAGGACAACCGCGACGGCCGCGACGACAACTGCACCGCGAACTGGGGCGTCGAGGGGCCGACCGACGACCCGGCGATCCGCGCGGTACGTGCGCGGGTCGCGCGCTCGATGCTCGCGACGCTGTTTACCGCGCTCGGCACGCCGATGCTGGTGGCCGGAGACGAGTTCGGCCGCACGCAGCACGGCAACAACAACGCGTACTGCCAGGACAACGAGCTGTCGTGGCTCGACTGGGAGCTGGCGCGCGGCGACGAAGCCGTGACGCTGATGCGCTTCGTATCGCGGCTTGCCGCGCTGCGGCGCATGTATCCGGTGATGTCCGCGCCGCGCTATCCGTCGGGCGACCGCGAAGCGGCGCCGGGCATGGCCGAGATCGGCTGGTTCGACGAGCACGGCGACGCGATGACCGTGCCCGCGTGGCAGGACCGCGAGCGCCGCGCGCTGACGATGCGCCGCGTCGGCACGGGCCGCACCGGGCGCACCGAGGCGCTGCTCGTGATGCTGAACGCGTCGTCCGAGACGGTCGTGTTCGCGCCGCCCGCGCCGGCGCTCGACTATCGCGTGCTGGTCGACACGGCCACGCCGGACGCCGGCCCGCGCTCGTGGCCGGCCGACGGCCTCGACGTCGCCGCGCACGCGGCCGCGATCGCGGTGGCCGCCGTGCCGACCGACCTGTCTCCGGGAGACCCGACATGA
- the glgB gene encoding 1,4-alpha-glucan branching protein GlgB translates to MTGTLFERSDIDALLAGRHPDPFACLGPHGQAGEVVVRALLPGAKSVHALSPEGADLGALACVDRAGCFAGTIPRDGGAPHYLLAIDWPDARQVIDDAYAFGTLLDDAVLARFSAGDPAAVLDCLGAAPARIDDTDGVRFAVWAPNAQRVSVVGDFNGWDGRRHPMRLRRPSGVWELFVPGIGAGECYKYEVRAADGRVLPHKADPCARATEAPPRTASVVADVAALDAFAWHDDGWMHARPHTDRYRVPWSIYEVHAESWQRVPEEMNRSATWDELAERLIPYVKGMGFTHVEFMPIAEYPFGGSWGYQPLAQFAPSARFGPVDGFARFVDRAHAAGIGVLVDWVPAHFPDDPHGLAQFDGTALYEHADPREGLHPDWHTCVFNVGRTEVGAFLAASALAWARRYHVDGIRVDAVASMLYRDYSRAEGEWVPNVHGGRENLESVAFLRMLNDTLHGAAAPAGVVTVAEESTAWPGVTAPTGDGGLGFDFKWNMGWMHDTLAYLREDPVHRRYHHDRMTFGLVYAFSERFVLPLSHDEVVHGKGSLVAKMPGDAWQRLATLRAYFGFMWAHPGKKLLFMGSEFAQWAEFAHDATPHWDLLDAPAHRGVQRLVRDLNRTYAAEPALHALDCQAAGFSWLIGDDRDNSVFAFARRDDAGHRVVAVCNFTPVPRASYRVGLPAPGQWRELMNTDAAPYGGTNAGNDGAVWAEAVPAHGEAWSATLRLPPLATLWLRPA, encoded by the coding sequence ATGACCGGAACGCTGTTCGAACGATCCGACATCGATGCGCTGCTCGCCGGCCGTCATCCCGATCCGTTCGCCTGCCTCGGCCCGCACGGGCAGGCCGGCGAGGTCGTCGTGCGCGCACTGTTGCCCGGCGCGAAAAGCGTGCATGCGCTGTCGCCGGAAGGCGCCGACCTCGGCGCGCTCGCGTGCGTCGATCGCGCCGGCTGCTTCGCGGGGACGATCCCGCGCGACGGCGGCGCGCCCCACTATCTGCTCGCGATCGACTGGCCCGACGCGCGACAGGTGATCGACGACGCGTATGCGTTCGGCACGCTGCTCGACGACGCCGTGCTCGCCCGCTTCTCGGCCGGCGACCCGGCCGCGGTGCTCGACTGCCTCGGCGCGGCGCCCGCGCGCATCGACGACACCGACGGCGTGCGCTTCGCCGTCTGGGCGCCGAACGCGCAGCGCGTGTCGGTGGTCGGCGATTTCAACGGCTGGGACGGCCGCCGGCATCCGATGCGGCTGCGGCGGCCGTCGGGCGTGTGGGAGCTGTTCGTGCCGGGCATCGGCGCGGGCGAGTGCTACAAATACGAGGTGCGCGCGGCCGACGGGCGCGTGCTGCCGCACAAGGCCGATCCCTGCGCGCGCGCGACCGAGGCGCCGCCGCGCACGGCGTCGGTCGTCGCCGACGTCGCGGCGCTCGACGCGTTCGCGTGGCACGACGACGGCTGGATGCACGCGCGGCCGCACACCGACCGCTACCGCGTGCCGTGGTCGATCTACGAGGTGCATGCGGAATCGTGGCAACGCGTGCCCGAGGAAATGAACCGCAGCGCGACCTGGGACGAACTCGCCGAGCGGCTGATTCCGTACGTGAAGGGGATGGGCTTCACGCACGTCGAGTTCATGCCGATCGCCGAATACCCGTTCGGCGGCTCGTGGGGCTACCAGCCGCTCGCGCAGTTCGCGCCGTCCGCGCGCTTCGGGCCGGTTGACGGCTTCGCGCGCTTCGTCGACCGCGCGCACGCGGCCGGCATCGGCGTGCTCGTCGACTGGGTGCCCGCGCACTTCCCCGACGATCCGCACGGCCTCGCGCAGTTCGACGGCACCGCGCTGTACGAGCACGCCGACCCGCGCGAAGGGCTGCATCCCGACTGGCACACCTGCGTGTTCAACGTCGGGCGCACGGAAGTCGGCGCGTTCCTCGCCGCCTCGGCGCTCGCGTGGGCGCGCCGGTATCACGTCGACGGCATCCGCGTCGACGCGGTCGCGTCGATGCTGTACCGCGACTATTCGCGCGCGGAAGGCGAATGGGTGCCGAACGTGCACGGCGGCCGCGAGAACCTCGAATCGGTCGCGTTCCTGCGCATGCTGAACGACACGCTGCACGGGGCGGCCGCGCCGGCCGGCGTCGTCACCGTCGCGGAGGAATCGACCGCGTGGCCGGGCGTCACCGCGCCGACCGGCGACGGCGGGCTCGGCTTCGACTTCAAGTGGAACATGGGCTGGATGCACGACACGCTCGCGTATCTGCGCGAGGACCCGGTGCATCGCCGCTATCACCACGACCGGATGACGTTCGGGCTCGTGTACGCGTTCTCCGAGCGCTTCGTGCTGCCGCTGTCGCACGACGAGGTCGTGCACGGCAAGGGCTCGCTCGTCGCGAAGATGCCGGGCGACGCGTGGCAGCGGCTTGCGACGCTGCGCGCGTACTTCGGCTTCATGTGGGCGCACCCCGGCAAGAAGCTGCTGTTCATGGGCAGCGAATTCGCGCAATGGGCCGAGTTCGCGCACGACGCGACGCCGCACTGGGACCTGCTCGATGCGCCCGCGCATCGCGGCGTGCAGCGGCTCGTGCGCGACCTGAACCGCACGTACGCGGCCGAGCCGGCGCTGCATGCGCTCGACTGCCAAGCGGCCGGCTTCTCCTGGCTGATCGGCGACGACCGCGACAACAGCGTGTTCGCGTTCGCGCGGCGCGACGACGCCGGGCATCGGGTGGTCGCCGTCTGCAACTTCACGCCGGTGCCGCGCGCGAGCTATCGCGTCGGCCTGCCCGCGCCCGGACAGTGGCGCGAACTGATGAACACCGATGCCGCGCCGTACGGCGGCACCAACGCCGGCAACGACGGCGCCGTGTGGGCCGAAGCCGTGCCCGCGCACGGCGAGGCGTGGTCGGCCACCCTGCGCCTGCCGCCGCTCGCGACGCTATGGCTGCGCCCTGCCTGA